The proteins below are encoded in one region of Lonchura striata isolate bLonStr1 chromosome 1, bLonStr1.mat, whole genome shotgun sequence:
- the TMEM74 gene encoding transmembrane protein 74, whose amino-acid sequence MACMELLYLAEESRQVPLGTATGWSLPPHPYEQQQCEGGEVDPRAAAAVAALHCERHCKPLQRGPVAEPPLAPQLSSLGTSPQEHPAPSSTSQLCHTAECLPREEDGGKKKACCCAQELETSFTYVDENVNLEHARSPPTATGGQDAPLQQHSCRELPPEWVHDSPSLVSEEDDAASEAAVGKSVDYGFISAILFLVSGILLVIISYVVPRDVTVDPNTVAAREMERLENESARIGAHLDRCVIAGLCLLTLGGVVLSSLLMMSMWKGELYRRSRFASSKESAKLYGSFNFRMKSGANDNMLELSLVEEDVLAIDN is encoded by the coding sequence ATGGCTTGCATGGAGCTTCTCTACCTGGCCGAGGAGAGCAgacaggtgcccctgggcaccgCTACTGGCTGGAGCCTGCCCCCCCATCCCTacgagcagcagcagtgtgagggGGGTGAGGTGGACCCCAGAGCAGCCGCTGCCGTGGCAGCCCTGCACTGTGAACGGCACTGCAAGCCCTTGCAGAGGGGCCCTGTGGCTGAGCCCCCCCTGGCACCCCAGCTCTCCTCCCTGGGCACCTCACCCCAGGAGCACCCTGCAccctccagcacctcccagctctgccacacaGCCGAGTGCTTGCCCAGGGAAGAGGatggagggaagaaaaaagcctgctgctgtgcccaggaaCTCGAGACATCGTTCACGTATGTGGATGAAAATGTAAATCTGGAGCATGCAAGAAGTCCCCCCACTGCTACAGGTGGCCAGGATGCCCCCCTGCAGCAGCattcctgcagggagctgccaccCGAATGGGTGCACGATTCTCCTTCCTTGGTCTCCGAGGAGGACGATGCTGCCTCGGAGGCAGCAGTTGGGAAATCTGTTGACTATGGATTCATTAGTGCCATTTTGTTCCTGGTTAGTGGCATTTTGCTGGTGATAATTTCCTATGTGGTACCCAGAGATGTAACTGTGGATCCCAACACCGTGGCTGCCCGGGAGATGGAGAGGCTGGAGAACGAGAGCGCAAGGATCGGTGCTCACCTGGACCGCTGTGTTATCGCTGGGCTGTGCCTCTTAACCCTGGGGGGCGTGGTGCTGTCCAGCCTGCTGATGATGTCCATGTGGAAAGGGGAGTTGTACCGGAGGAGCAGGTTTGCATCCTCCAAGGAGTCTGCCAAGCTGTATGGGTCTTTCAATTTCAGAATGAAGTCTGGAGCAAATGATAATATGCTCGAGCTGTCATTAGTTGAGGAAGATGTGCTTGCCATAGATAATTAG